A single genomic interval of Arthrobacter globiformis harbors:
- a CDS encoding Hsp20/alpha crystallin family protein yields MLMFDPFRQLDRLAEQVLGTVAHPAAMPMDAWREGNDYVFALDLPGVDLDSMDLGVDKNVLTVRAERKDTAGKDVEMVASERPRGVFSRQLVLGDAMETDKITANYDAGVLTLRIPVAAQAKPRKIEIETKGGQQHQINAA; encoded by the coding sequence ATGTTGATGTTCGATCCTTTCCGTCAGCTCGACCGCCTCGCCGAACAGGTGCTGGGCACCGTGGCCCATCCTGCAGCCATGCCGATGGATGCATGGCGGGAAGGGAATGACTATGTCTTTGCCCTGGATCTGCCGGGCGTGGACCTTGATTCCATGGACTTGGGCGTGGACAAAAACGTTCTGACGGTCCGCGCCGAACGGAAGGACACGGCCGGAAAAGACGTCGAGATGGTGGCCTCCGAGCGGCCCCGGGGTGTCTTCAGCCGCCAACTCGTTCTCGGGGATGCCATGGAGACCGATAAAATCACGGCAAACTACGACGCGGGCGTCCTGACCCTACGAATCCCCGTGGCTGCCCAAGCAAAGCCGCGGAAAATCGAAATAGAGACCAAGGGAGGCCAGCAGCACCAAATCAACGCGGCCTAA